The Streptomyces phaeolivaceus genome has a window encoding:
- a CDS encoding uracil-DNA glycosylase — protein sequence MAPRPLHEIVEPGWAKALEPVAGRIAEMGDFLRAEIAAGRTYLPAGSHVLRAFQQPFDDVRVLIVGQDPYPTPGHAVGLSFSVAPEVRPLPGSLLNIYRELHTDLGVSQPSNGDLTPWTQQGVLLLNRALTTAPRKPAAHRGKGWEEVTEQAIRALAARGRPLVSILWGRDARNLRPLLGDLPSIESAHPSPMSADRGFFGSRPFSRANDLLTRQGGAPVDWRLP from the coding sequence GTGGCACCACGACCGTTGCATGAAATCGTCGAACCCGGCTGGGCGAAGGCCCTCGAACCCGTGGCCGGGAGGATCGCCGAGATGGGCGACTTCCTGCGCGCGGAGATCGCCGCCGGACGCACCTATCTCCCCGCCGGATCCCACGTCCTGAGGGCCTTCCAACAGCCCTTCGACGACGTCCGCGTCCTCATCGTCGGGCAGGACCCCTATCCGACCCCGGGGCACGCGGTGGGGCTGTCGTTCTCGGTGGCCCCGGAGGTACGGCCGCTGCCGGGCAGCCTGCTCAACATCTACCGGGAGCTCCACACCGACCTGGGGGTCTCCCAGCCGTCCAACGGCGATCTGACGCCCTGGACCCAGCAGGGGGTGCTGCTGCTCAACAGAGCGCTCACCACGGCCCCGCGCAAACCGGCCGCGCACCGGGGCAAGGGCTGGGAGGAGGTCACCGAGCAGGCGATCAGGGCGCTGGCCGCGCGCGGGCGCCCCCTGGTCTCCATCCTCTGGGGCCGCGACGCCCGGAATCTGCGCCCGCTCCTCGGCGACCTGCCGTCCATCGAGTCCGCCCACCCCTCCCCCATGTCCGCCGACCGGGGCTTCTTCGGCTCCCGCCCGTTCAGCCGGGCCAACGACCTGCTGACCCGCCAGGGCGGCGCTCCCGTGGACTGGCGCCTGCCATGA
- a CDS encoding N-acetylglucosamine kinase yields the protein MTGAEPPVVLAVDSGGSGLRAVLARGTEVLGEPVVSGEPVRTGARGIDAGQLLERLLPMARSLLDTAGLDRPAAVALGATGFATLGEELRAELPSALARELGVRRVALAADAVTAYTGALGARPGVVIAAGTGLIAIGTDLTAWRRADGWGHLLGDCGGGAWIGRAGLEAALRAHDGRTGGSAPLLARAETVFGPMEGLPGRLYPRPDRPAVLASFAPEVAACAGDDPVAADLLRAAARHMADAAAAVCPAPDPAPASGSASGAGGEPRVALTGGLFKLGDPLVGPLEAELAQRLPYARRVPAEGDPLTGAVRIAAALAADRLGLPYDERMLYVMAEK from the coding sequence ATGACCGGCGCCGAGCCCCCCGTCGTCCTCGCCGTGGACTCCGGCGGTTCCGGGCTCCGCGCGGTGCTGGCCCGGGGCACCGAGGTGCTCGGCGAGCCGGTGGTGTCCGGGGAGCCGGTACGGACCGGGGCGCGCGGCATCGACGCCGGGCAGCTGCTGGAGCGGCTGCTGCCCATGGCGCGGAGCCTTCTCGACACCGCCGGTCTCGACCGTCCGGCGGCGGTGGCCCTCGGGGCCACCGGGTTCGCGACGCTCGGCGAGGAGCTGCGCGCCGAGCTGCCGTCGGCGCTGGCTCGCGAGCTGGGGGTGCGCCGGGTCGCGCTGGCGGCCGACGCGGTCACCGCGTACACCGGGGCTCTCGGGGCACGGCCGGGTGTGGTGATCGCCGCCGGTACGGGCCTGATCGCGATCGGCACGGATCTGACGGCGTGGCGCCGGGCGGACGGCTGGGGCCATCTGCTCGGGGACTGCGGCGGCGGCGCGTGGATCGGGCGGGCCGGGCTGGAGGCGGCGCTGCGGGCGCACGACGGACGGACCGGTGGTTCGGCGCCACTGCTGGCGCGCGCCGAGACGGTGTTCGGCCCGATGGAGGGGCTGCCCGGCCGGCTCTACCCGAGGCCCGACCGCCCGGCGGTCCTCGCGTCCTTCGCGCCCGAGGTGGCCGCGTGCGCCGGGGACGATCCGGTGGCGGCGGACCTGCTGCGCGCGGCGGCCCGGCACATGGCCGACGCGGCGGCGGCCGTCTGCCCGGCCCCGGACCCCGCCCCGGCGTCGGGCTCTGCCTCGGGGGCGGGCGGTGAACCCCGAGTGGCGCTGACCGGCGGTCTGTTCAAGCTGGGTGACCCGTTGGTCGGGCCTCTGGAGGCCGAGTTGGCGCAGCGGCTGCCGTACGCGCGACGGGTGCCGGCGGAGGGGGATCCGCTGACCGGTGCCGTGCGTATCGCGGCGGCGCTGGCGGCCGACCGGCTCGGATTGCCGTACGACGAGCGGATGTTGTACGTGATGGCTGAAAAATAG
- a CDS encoding sirohydrochlorin chelatase: MSSPTGPASGLPVRMPRPRQPGRHRRPEPLAAPEGAPALVLAVPGTPSAATRGLAEEVVSIARSELPGLDARIGYVDGGADEFPTLQTVLTRAAEERTARYEQARAAGLDVKEPDGPVAVVVPLLAGPDSATLRQVRQAVMESRIAAELTDVLGPHPLLAEALHVRLSEAGLARADRARLFTVATAADGIVLATVGGEEAVQAAGITGMLLAARLAVPVMAAALDQEGSITSIAEQLRSSGSQQLALAPYLIGPEIDAGLIEAAASEAGCSAAEALGPYPAIGKLALGKYTTALGIAPQQPQGMPVR, from the coding sequence ATGAGCTCCCCCACTGGGCCCGCGTCCGGCCTGCCAGTACGAATGCCGCGACCCCGCCAGCCCGGACGGCACCGCCGCCCGGAGCCCCTGGCGGCTCCCGAGGGCGCGCCCGCGCTCGTCCTCGCGGTGCCCGGCACGCCCAGCGCCGCCACGCGCGGCCTCGCCGAGGAGGTCGTGAGCATCGCGCGCTCCGAGCTGCCCGGCCTCGACGCCCGCATCGGCTATGTCGACGGTGGTGCCGACGAGTTCCCCACACTGCAGACGGTGCTCACGCGCGCCGCCGAGGAGCGCACCGCCCGTTATGAGCAGGCACGCGCCGCCGGTCTGGACGTCAAGGAGCCGGACGGCCCCGTCGCCGTCGTCGTGCCCCTGCTGGCCGGTCCGGACAGCGCCACGCTGCGCCAGGTCCGCCAGGCCGTCATGGAGAGCCGGATCGCGGCCGAGCTGACCGATGTCCTCGGTCCGCACCCGCTGCTCGCCGAGGCGCTGCACGTGCGGCTGTCCGAGGCCGGTCTCGCGCGCGCCGACCGGGCCCGGCTGTTCACGGTCGCCACCGCGGCGGACGGCATCGTCCTCGCCACCGTGGGCGGCGAGGAGGCCGTGCAGGCCGCCGGGATCACGGGCATGCTGCTGGCCGCGCGCCTCGCCGTGCCGGTGATGGCCGCCGCCCTCGACCAGGAGGGTTCGATCACCTCCATCGCCGAGCAGCTGCGCTCCTCCGGCTCCCAGCAGCTGGCGCTCGCGCCGTACCTGATAGGGCCGGAGATCGACGCCGGTCTGATCGAGGCGGCGGCGTCGGAGGCGGGCTGCTCCGCCGCCGAGGCGCTCGGCCCCTACCCGGCGATCGGCAAGCTGGCACTCGGCAAGTACACGACGGCGCTCGGCATCGCACCGCAGCAGCCACAGGGCATGCCGGTCCGCTGA
- a CDS encoding lactonase family protein has translation MTVETGAAGGPRRRRAYIGSFTSAGGLGVLVAAVDEASGALTVLGGADDVPDPSYLALSPDGDTLYAVSERPEGAVAAYRVTGDKPELTGPPVAVGDGPTHLAPHAGHVLTADYGSGGVTAVPLRADGTLAAPASGTLWHTGSGPDPRRQQEPHAHQVLPDPSGRRFLGVDLGTDSVRVCALEGGVPVVHHETPLRPGSGPRHLAFHPGANDHPDGEPGGSYAYVLNELAPTVTVCRWNASDGLLEALGETSVLPGAPEGDAYPSGLAVSPDGRFVWTATRGTDVLSVLAVEGDGLRLITTVPCGGHWPRALAQAAGFLYVANERSGDVTWFTIDPDTGVPARGGSIEAPAASCVVLDL, from the coding sequence ATGACAGTGGAAACGGGCGCGGCGGGCGGGCCGCGACGACGACGGGCCTACATCGGGTCGTTCACCTCGGCCGGCGGCCTCGGTGTCCTCGTCGCCGCCGTCGACGAGGCGAGCGGCGCGCTCACCGTCCTGGGCGGTGCGGACGACGTCCCCGACCCGTCCTACCTCGCCCTCTCGCCGGACGGGGACACCCTCTACGCGGTCAGCGAGCGGCCCGAGGGAGCCGTCGCCGCCTACCGGGTGACGGGCGACAAGCCCGAGTTGACCGGGCCCCCGGTGGCGGTCGGCGACGGCCCCACCCACCTCGCCCCGCACGCCGGCCACGTCCTCACCGCCGACTACGGCTCCGGCGGCGTCACCGCCGTCCCCCTGCGGGCCGACGGCACCCTCGCCGCGCCCGCGTCCGGCACGCTCTGGCACACCGGATCCGGGCCCGACCCGCGCCGTCAGCAGGAACCGCACGCCCACCAGGTGCTGCCCGACCCGAGCGGGCGCCGCTTCCTCGGCGTCGACCTCGGCACGGACTCGGTGCGGGTGTGCGCGCTGGAGGGCGGCGTCCCCGTCGTCCACCACGAGACGCCGCTGCGACCGGGCTCGGGCCCGCGCCACCTCGCCTTCCACCCGGGCGCGAACGACCACCCGGACGGCGAACCGGGCGGATCGTACGCCTATGTGCTGAACGAGCTGGCCCCCACGGTCACCGTGTGCCGCTGGAACGCCTCTGACGGCCTGCTGGAGGCGCTGGGAGAGACCTCGGTGCTTCCGGGCGCCCCGGAGGGCGACGCGTACCCCTCGGGCCTCGCGGTGTCCCCCGACGGCCGCTTCGTGTGGACGGCCACCCGCGGCACGGACGTCCTCTCCGTGCTCGCCGTCGAGGGCGACGGGCTGCGCCTGATCACCACCGTCCCCTGCGGCGGCCACTGGCCCCGCGCCCTCGCCCAAGCCGCCGGGTTCCTGTACGTGGCCAACGAGCGCTCCGGCGACGTCACCTGGTTCACGATCGACCCCGACACGGGCGTACCCGCGCGAGGCGGCTCGATCGAGGCCCCCGCGGCCTCCTGCGTCGTCCTGGACCTCTGA
- a CDS encoding FUSC family protein: MFTAPDPGLLRLRTGLRAVIGVGAAVAASELCGLSLPASITAGLAALLALFTVTDASVPAQRLTTALLPAAGFPVLALAAALHDRTAARDIAFVATVLCGVYARRWGPRGQALGIFAFMSFFVTQFLHAVPAHLPELYAATTLALLVAGAVRFALWPIERSLPPVALPAGPPGTGLARPTTRQACQAAVACCAALLVGQALSEDRWYWAVGTAWWIFVNTASRGETLVRGFRRVLGTVIGVAVGLLVAVPLDGAPAPSAALVAVCVFGIFYTAAVSYSWMMLAVTVMASLLYGLLGVLDPGLLALRLVETGVGAVCAMPAVVLVLPVTTHATNDAWIQRALHCVHAAATATAARLEGVPGADPTPHAAELELLFGRARMALAPLVHPLNPHRARKARAREAIRLLDHCVQEVRALVRATADPAGSREAALIAACRQVRTAVEALTATGGRAAVVGPETATRTEAGPALTHLRNLEKALSELAMPLGAAPGSRPAGP; this comes from the coding sequence ATGTTCACGGCTCCCGATCCGGGACTGCTGCGACTGCGGACCGGACTTCGCGCCGTCATCGGGGTGGGCGCCGCCGTGGCCGCGTCCGAACTCTGCGGCCTCTCGCTCCCCGCCTCGATCACGGCGGGGCTCGCGGCCCTCCTCGCCCTGTTCACCGTCACCGACGCGAGCGTCCCGGCCCAGCGGCTCACCACCGCGCTGCTGCCGGCGGCCGGATTCCCGGTGCTCGCCCTGGCCGCCGCCCTGCACGACCGCACCGCCGCCCGGGACATCGCGTTCGTCGCCACCGTCCTCTGCGGGGTCTACGCCCGCCGCTGGGGGCCGCGCGGACAGGCGCTCGGGATCTTCGCGTTCATGAGCTTCTTCGTCACCCAGTTCCTGCACGCCGTCCCCGCGCACCTGCCCGAGCTGTACGCCGCCACCACCCTCGCCCTGCTGGTCGCGGGCGCGGTCCGCTTCGCGCTCTGGCCGATCGAACGCTCACTGCCGCCCGTCGCGCTCCCCGCCGGGCCGCCCGGGACCGGGCTCGCGCGGCCCACCACCCGGCAGGCCTGTCAGGCGGCGGTCGCCTGCTGCGCCGCCCTGCTCGTCGGCCAGGCGCTCTCCGAGGACCGCTGGTACTGGGCCGTCGGCACCGCCTGGTGGATCTTCGTCAACACCGCGTCCCGGGGCGAGACCCTGGTCCGCGGGTTCCGCCGTGTCCTCGGCACCGTGATCGGTGTCGCCGTCGGCCTGCTGGTCGCCGTCCCGCTGGACGGGGCGCCCGCGCCGTCGGCCGCGCTGGTCGCGGTCTGCGTCTTCGGGATCTTCTACACGGCGGCGGTCTCGTACTCCTGGATGATGCTGGCGGTCACCGTCATGGCCAGCCTCCTCTACGGCCTGCTGGGCGTCCTGGACCCCGGCCTGCTCGCGCTCCGCCTCGTCGAGACGGGGGTGGGCGCGGTCTGCGCCATGCCGGCCGTGGTCCTCGTTCTGCCCGTCACCACGCACGCCACCAACGACGCCTGGATCCAGCGGGCCCTGCACTGTGTGCACGCCGCCGCGACCGCCACGGCCGCCCGGCTGGAGGGCGTCCCCGGGGCCGACCCGACCCCGCACGCCGCCGAGCTTGAACTTCTGTTCGGCAGAGCGCGGATGGCGCTCGCCCCGCTGGTCCACCCCCTGAACCCCCACCGGGCCCGCAAGGCCCGCGCCCGCGAGGCCATCCGGCTGCTCGACCACTGTGTGCAAGAGGTGCGCGCCCTGGTCCGCGCCACCGCCGACCCGGCCGGATCGCGCGAGGCCGCCCTGATCGCCGCCTGCCGACAGGTGAGGACGGCTGTGGAGGCCCTCACGGCGACCGGCGGACGAGCGGCCGTCGTCGGCCCGGAGACGGCCACGCGCACGGAGGCCGGACCCGCCCTGACCCATCTGCGCAACCTGGAGAAGGCGCTGTCCGAGCTGGCGATGCCGCTCGGCGCCGCCCCGGGCTCGCGGCCCGCCGGTCCGTAG